In the genome of Pseudomonas protegens, one region contains:
- a CDS encoding anti-virulence regulator CigR family protein, with protein sequence MKMPKRLIAGAVVLMLGASPLLHVMADERGDHGRWDDRAGPQQGHWDNRGNEHRGPDNDRRGGPPRDFGPIRQTIHDNRGYFVRGAPPPPGIRLVRGQPLPRGYYGERLDGRALSRLPVYPGYEWRRMGGDIFLMAVGTGIVYEILDGVLY encoded by the coding sequence ATGAAAATGCCCAAACGTCTGATTGCCGGTGCCGTGGTGCTGATGCTCGGCGCCAGCCCGTTGCTCCACGTGATGGCCGACGAACGCGGCGACCATGGCCGCTGGGATGATCGCGCAGGTCCACAGCAGGGCCATTGGGACAATCGAGGCAATGAACACCGCGGCCCGGACAACGACCGGCGCGGCGGGCCACCGCGGGATTTCGGCCCGATACGCCAGACCATCCACGACAATCGCGGCTACTTCGTGCGGGGCGCGCCGCCACCGCCCGGCATCCGCCTGGTGCGCGGCCAACCCTTGCCCCGCGGTTACTACGGCGAACGCCTGGATGGACGCGCCCTGTCGCGCCTGCCGGTCTACCCGGGCTATGAATGGCGACGCATGGGCGGCGACATCTTCCTGATGGCCGTGGGCACCGGCATCGTCTACGAGATCCTCGACGGCGTGCTCTACTGA
- a CDS encoding DOPA 4,5-dioxygenase family protein has product MQRIKGYHAHVYFDANTLDRARALCEQAAQLFELKMGRVHERPVGPHPDWSCQLAFAPEVFAQVVPWLALNRQGLVVFLHPDTGDDLLDHTEHAIWMGAMRPLDLTGF; this is encoded by the coding sequence ATGCAACGGATCAAGGGCTATCACGCCCATGTCTACTTTGACGCCAACACCCTCGACCGTGCCCGGGCCTTGTGCGAACAGGCGGCGCAGTTGTTCGAGCTGAAAATGGGCCGGGTTCACGAACGGCCGGTTGGGCCGCACCCGGACTGGAGCTGCCAGCTGGCGTTCGCGCCAGAGGTGTTTGCCCAGGTGGTGCCGTGGCTGGCCCTCAATCGTCAGGGGCTGGTGGTGTTCCTGCACCCTGATACCGGGGACGACTTGCTGGATCACACCGAGCATGCGATCTGGATGGGGGCCATGCGGCCGCTGGATCTGACGGGGTTCTGA
- a CDS encoding LysR family transcriptional regulator, with amino-acid sequence MLRDQVPRVPRIDLNLLRVFDAVYEDRSILLASKRLHLSQSAVSHALTRLRESLQDELFIRTAKGMQPSARAEAIAGPLREALLTIQHTVGVEPFDPASATRTFTLAANDYLSSVLLAPLLRRLAQVAPGVDLVVRPATRLDLAEQIDVGRIDLAVGVFAELPQRVHSACLWRQQDVLLMCPEHPLLELPALTLEALADQPLITLSVGGQEEGAVNGYILERGIARQSEMFDRQRLEQALAAIGRRPRYKVTLPHALVLPQLLEQSRLVAIVPQPLARAFEQRFGLCRRALPLAVEPSSLLAIWHGRNSADPAHLWLRQQLLEVAATLAQAL; translated from the coding sequence ATGCTCCGTGACCAAGTGCCCCGCGTTCCGCGTATCGACCTCAACCTGCTGCGGGTTTTCGATGCGGTCTATGAGGACCGCAGCATCCTGCTGGCCAGCAAGCGCCTGCACCTGAGCCAATCGGCGGTCAGCCATGCCCTGACCCGGCTGCGTGAGTCCCTGCAGGACGAGTTGTTCATCCGCACCGCCAAGGGCATGCAGCCGTCGGCCCGGGCCGAGGCGATTGCCGGCCCGCTGCGCGAGGCGCTGCTGACCATTCAACACACGGTCGGCGTGGAGCCTTTCGACCCTGCCAGCGCGACGCGGACCTTCACCCTGGCAGCCAATGACTACCTGAGTTCGGTGCTGCTGGCGCCGTTGCTGCGGCGCCTGGCCCAGGTGGCTCCGGGGGTGGATCTGGTGGTGCGCCCGGCGACCCGCCTGGACCTGGCCGAGCAGATCGATGTTGGGCGTATCGATCTGGCTGTCGGGGTGTTTGCCGAGTTGCCGCAGCGGGTGCACAGCGCCTGTCTCTGGCGGCAGCAGGATGTGTTGCTGATGTGCCCCGAGCATCCCCTGCTCGAGCTGCCCGCACTGACGCTTGAAGCCCTGGCGGACCAGCCGTTGATCACGCTGTCGGTGGGCGGGCAGGAGGAAGGCGCGGTCAACGGCTACATTCTTGAGCGCGGTATTGCCCGGCAGTCGGAGATGTTCGATCGCCAGCGCCTGGAGCAGGCGCTGGCGGCGATTGGTCGGCGTCCCCGGTACAAGGTCACCCTGCCCCATGCCCTGGTGCTGCCGCAGTTGCTGGAGCAGTCGCGCCTGGTGGCGATTGTGCCGCAGCCCTTGGCCCGGGCCTTCGAGCAGCGCTTCGGCCTGTGCCGGCGGGCGCTGCCGCTGGCGGTCGAACCCTCATCGCTGCTGGCGATCTGGCACGGGCGCAACAGTGCCGACCCGGCCCATCTCTGGCTGCGCCAGCAACTGCTGGAGGTGGCGGCGACGCTGGCGCAAGCGCTTTGA
- the ubiA gene encoding 4-hydroxybenzoate octaprenyltransferase, which produces MPASRDLNDIRAHDWVATRLPRSWQAYARLMRLDRPIGTWLTLLPALAALILCAGRIPQVGTVLVFALGALLMRSAGCCINDILDRRFDAQVSRTRQRPLANGSLSLNQALACLVVLLLLAAALLLLLQPATVLLALCCVPLTLVYPLFKRFTHWPQAFLGAVFNWGVLMASVETTGSLQPSALALWLGCLFWQLGYDTLYAYSDREDDLKMGLRSTATLFAARGKNWIAGFYAMTVLCWCGAGLLAGANPGFFIVLLPIALSLAYQLSLFSPDHPEPCNDLFRSNFHVGVLLLAGASVAIV; this is translated from the coding sequence ATGCCCGCAAGCCGCGACCTCAATGACATCCGCGCCCATGACTGGGTGGCGACCCGCCTGCCGCGATCCTGGCAGGCCTACGCCCGCCTGATGCGCCTGGACCGGCCCATCGGCACCTGGCTGACCCTGCTGCCGGCCCTGGCCGCGTTGATCCTCTGCGCCGGGCGTATTCCGCAGGTCGGCACGGTGCTGGTGTTCGCCCTCGGCGCCCTGCTGATGCGCAGTGCCGGCTGCTGCATCAACGACATCCTCGACCGGCGCTTCGACGCCCAGGTCAGCCGGACCCGCCAGCGACCCCTGGCCAACGGTTCACTGAGCCTGAATCAGGCCCTGGCTTGCCTGGTCGTACTCTTGCTGCTGGCGGCCGCATTACTGCTATTGCTGCAACCGGCGACGGTGCTGCTGGCCCTGTGCTGCGTGCCCCTGACCCTGGTCTATCCGCTGTTCAAGCGCTTCACCCACTGGCCCCAGGCGTTTCTCGGCGCGGTGTTCAACTGGGGCGTGCTCATGGCCAGTGTGGAAACCACCGGCAGCCTGCAACCCAGTGCGCTGGCGCTGTGGCTGGGCTGCCTGTTCTGGCAGTTGGGCTATGACACGCTCTATGCCTACAGCGACCGTGAGGACGACCTGAAAATGGGCCTGCGCTCCACCGCGACGCTGTTCGCCGCACGGGGCAAGAACTGGATCGCCGGGTTCTACGCCATGACCGTGCTGTGCTGGTGCGGCGCGGGCCTGCTGGCCGGTGCCAACCCGGGCTTTTTCATCGTGCTGCTGCCGATCGCCTTGTCCCTGGCCTACCAGCTCAGCCTGTTCAGTCCGGACCACCCGGAGCCCTGCAACGACCTGTTTCGCAGCAACTTCCACGTCGGCGTGCTGCTACTGGCCGGCGCCTCGGTGGCCATCGTTTAA
- a CDS encoding DoxX family protein, which translates to MPARSIASPLSAPEQWAALFLRLALGAMYIAHALFKILVLGWPGTLKLFGATGMPEWMTYPAVCAELVGGLLLILGVGVRWIALGLLPMLLGAIVFVHGAHGWIYTSPGGGWEYLAFLAVVSVSLVCLGNGALSLLSLFKAPPTRQWTATTAP; encoded by the coding sequence ATGCCTGCCCGCTCAATCGCATCACCACTCTCGGCACCGGAACAATGGGCCGCCCTGTTCCTGCGCCTGGCCCTGGGCGCCATGTACATCGCCCACGCCCTGTTCAAAATCCTGGTCCTGGGCTGGCCGGGCACCCTCAAGCTGTTCGGCGCCACCGGCATGCCCGAGTGGATGACCTACCCGGCGGTGTGCGCCGAGCTGGTGGGGGGCTTGTTGCTGATACTCGGGGTCGGCGTGCGCTGGATCGCCCTGGGGCTGCTGCCGATGCTGCTGGGGGCCATTGTCTTCGTCCACGGCGCCCACGGCTGGATCTACACCAGCCCCGGCGGCGGCTGGGAATACCTGGCCTTCCTGGCGGTGGTGTCGGTGTCGCTGGTGTGCCTGGGCAACGGCGCACTGTCCCTGTTGAGTCTGTTCAAGGCTCCGCCTACAAGGCAATGGACGGCAACGACAGCCCCTTGA
- a CDS encoding choline sulfate utilization transcriptional regulator, whose translation MYEALGDLSLDLLRVFEAAARLRSFTAAAVELGTTQPAISQQIKRLEERLNVRLFDRIYRGIELTESGALLLEQVQAGLQSIDAGLSALAQQHQHEVLQVATDFAFAAYWLMPRLHRFHEANPQVDVSLVTSERSHSMLRSDIDVAVLFGDGRFKHGESRWLFSEEVFPVCSPLLLKERAAPLSVHCLPELPLLHLRGENSSHWFDWSGVFRELGLASAPAPGQLRFDNYTLLIQAAIGGQGVAIGWRHLVDNLLEQGLLCRPIAETLISRYGYYVVLPQRKRRGPLIQRFVDWLMSEQAGSAQSLKGLSLPSIAL comes from the coding sequence ATGTATGAAGCCCTTGGCGACCTGTCCCTGGACCTGCTCCGGGTGTTTGAAGCAGCGGCCCGTTTGCGCAGCTTCACCGCCGCGGCTGTGGAGCTGGGGACCACCCAGCCGGCCATCAGCCAGCAGATCAAACGGCTGGAGGAGCGGTTGAATGTGCGGCTGTTCGATCGGATCTACCGCGGTATCGAACTGACCGAATCCGGCGCCTTGTTGCTGGAACAGGTGCAGGCCGGCCTGCAGAGCATCGATGCCGGCCTCTCCGCCCTGGCCCAGCAGCATCAGCACGAGGTGCTGCAGGTGGCCACGGACTTCGCCTTCGCCGCCTATTGGCTGATGCCGCGCCTGCATCGCTTTCATGAGGCCAACCCCCAGGTGGACGTCAGCCTGGTGACCAGTGAACGCAGCCACAGCATGCTGCGCAGCGATATCGACGTGGCGGTGCTGTTCGGCGATGGGCGTTTCAAGCATGGCGAAAGCCGCTGGCTGTTTAGCGAGGAAGTGTTTCCGGTGTGCAGCCCGCTGCTGCTCAAGGAGCGCGCCGCGCCCTTGTCTGTGCATTGCCTGCCGGAGTTGCCACTGCTGCACCTGCGGGGCGAGAACAGCAGCCATTGGTTCGACTGGAGCGGGGTGTTTCGCGAGCTGGGCCTGGCCAGCGCCCCGGCCCCCGGGCAATTGCGTTTCGACAACTACACCTTGCTGATCCAGGCGGCCATCGGCGGCCAGGGCGTGGCCATCGGCTGGCGTCACCTGGTGGACAACCTGCTGGAGCAGGGCCTGCTTTGCCGGCCCATCGCCGAGACCCTGATCTCCCGCTACGGCTACTACGTGGTGCTGCCCCAGCGTAAGCGCCGTGGCCCGTTGATCCAGCGTTTCGTCGACTGGCTGATGAGTGAGCAGGCCGGCAGCGCCCAATCCCTCAAGGGGCTGTCGTTGCCGTCCATTGCCTTGTAG
- the betC gene encoding choline-sulfatase, with protein MKRKNILFIMADQMAAPLLPFYGSSPIKLPHLSRLAAQGVVFDAAYCNSPLCAPSRFTLVSGQLPSKIGAYDNAADFPADVPTYAHYLRRLGYRTALSGKMHFCGPDQLHGYEERLTTDIYPADYGWAVNWDEPQVRPSWYHNMSSVLQAGPCVRTNQLDFDEEVVFKAQQYLFDHVREAGDQPFCLTVSMTHPHDPYTIPKAFWDLYRDEEIPLPQTPPQSELDPHSQRLLKVYDLWDKPLPVDKIRDARRAYFGACSYIDSNVGKLLQTLEDTGLADDTLIVFSGDHGDMLGERGLWYKMHWFEMAARVPLLICAPGQFAAGRVGAAVSTADLLPTLVELAGGRVEPELPLDGRSLVPHLQGQGGHDEVFGEYMAEGTISPLMMIRRGAYKFIYSEDDPCLLFDVANDPQEHRDLSQSPEHRALFDAFLAEARAKWDIPAIHQQVLASQRRRRLVADALNRGTRKSWDHQPLVDASAQYMRNHIDLDDLERKARYPQPCQYQ; from the coding sequence ATGAAGCGCAAGAACATTCTTTTCATCATGGCCGACCAGATGGCCGCGCCCTTGCTGCCGTTCTACGGTTCATCACCGATCAAGCTGCCGCACCTGAGCCGTCTGGCTGCCCAGGGCGTGGTATTCGATGCCGCCTACTGCAACAGCCCGCTGTGCGCGCCGTCGCGCTTTACCCTGGTCAGCGGCCAGCTGCCGAGCAAGATCGGCGCCTACGACAACGCTGCGGACTTTCCCGCCGACGTGCCCACCTACGCCCACTACCTGCGGCGCCTGGGCTACCGCACCGCGCTGTCGGGCAAGATGCACTTCTGCGGCCCGGACCAGTTGCACGGCTATGAAGAGCGCCTGACCACCGACATCTACCCCGCCGACTACGGCTGGGCGGTGAACTGGGATGAGCCCCAGGTGCGTCCCAGCTGGTACCACAACATGTCCTCGGTGCTGCAGGCCGGGCCCTGCGTGCGCACCAACCAGCTGGATTTCGATGAAGAGGTGGTGTTCAAGGCCCAGCAGTACCTGTTCGACCATGTGCGCGAAGCCGGCGACCAGCCGTTCTGCCTCACCGTGTCCATGACCCACCCCCACGATCCCTACACCATTCCCAAGGCCTTCTGGGACCTGTACCGCGACGAGGAAATCCCACTGCCCCAGACCCCACCGCAGAGCGAACTGGACCCGCATTCCCAGCGCCTGCTCAAGGTCTACGACCTGTGGGACAAACCGCTGCCTGTGGATAAGATCCGCGACGCGCGGCGGGCCTACTTCGGCGCCTGCAGCTATATCGACAGCAACGTCGGCAAGCTGCTGCAGACCCTGGAAGACACCGGGCTGGCGGACGACACCCTGATCGTGTTTTCCGGCGACCACGGCGACATGCTCGGCGAGCGCGGCCTCTGGTACAAAATGCACTGGTTCGAAATGGCCGCCCGGGTGCCGCTGTTGATCTGCGCACCGGGGCAGTTCGCCGCCGGGCGAGTCGGCGCGGCAGTCTCCACCGCCGACCTGCTGCCGACCCTGGTGGAACTGGCCGGCGGCCGCGTGGAACCCGAGCTGCCGCTGGACGGCCGCTCCCTGGTCCCGCACCTGCAAGGGCAGGGCGGCCACGATGAAGTCTTTGGCGAATACATGGCCGAAGGCACCATCAGCCCGTTGATGATGATTCGCCGGGGCGCCTACAAATTCATCTACAGCGAAGACGACCCGTGCCTGCTCTTCGATGTCGCCAACGACCCTCAGGAACACCGCGACCTCAGCCAGTCGCCCGAGCATCGCGCGCTGTTCGACGCCTTCCTCGCCGAGGCCCGGGCCAAGTGGGACATCCCGGCCATTCACCAACAGGTCCTGGCCAGCCAGCGCCGCCGCCGTCTGGTGGCCGACGCCCTGAACCGGGGCACGCGCAAGAGCTGGGATCACCAGCCGCTGGTCGACGCCAGTGCGCAGTACATGCGCAACCACATCGACCTCGACGATCTGGAGCGCAAGGCGCGTTATCCACAACCCTGCCAATACCAATAA
- the choX gene encoding choline ABC transporter substrate-binding protein, with translation MQKLSTALAVGFLALGSTTVWADSCATVKMADPGWSDIAATNAIASFLLDGMGYKAKIDTLAVPIIYGGLKDGQVDVFLGNWMPAQQGFHDKFVANGEVIQLAKNLEGTEFTLAVPDYVWDAGVHDFTDLNRFADKFDKKLYGIGSGAPANLSLQEIIKHNQFNLGQWKLIESSEQAMLAEVSRATKKQRFITFLGWTPHPMNVQLNMRYLTGGKQYFGASGSVYTLTRKGYAQACPNVGKLFTNLRFTQDMENAIMAEVVNNKVSNADAAKAWIKANPAVLEQWLEGVRTIDDQEALAAVKGKL, from the coding sequence ATGCAAAAGTTATCCACAGCGCTGGCGGTCGGGTTCCTGGCTCTGGGCAGCACAACCGTCTGGGCCGACTCGTGCGCAACCGTGAAGATGGCCGATCCGGGCTGGAGCGACATCGCCGCCACCAACGCCATCGCCAGCTTTCTACTGGACGGCATGGGCTACAAGGCCAAGATCGACACCCTGGCGGTGCCGATCATCTACGGCGGGCTCAAGGACGGTCAGGTGGATGTGTTCCTGGGCAACTGGATGCCGGCGCAGCAGGGTTTCCATGACAAGTTCGTGGCCAATGGCGAGGTGATCCAGCTGGCGAAGAACCTGGAAGGCACCGAGTTCACCCTGGCGGTTCCGGACTACGTGTGGGACGCCGGGGTGCATGACTTTACCGACCTGAACCGGTTCGCCGACAAGTTCGACAAGAAGCTCTACGGCATCGGCTCCGGTGCCCCGGCCAACCTGTCGCTGCAGGAAATCATCAAGCACAACCAGTTCAACCTCGGCCAGTGGAAGCTGATCGAATCCAGCGAACAGGCGATGCTCGCCGAAGTGTCCCGGGCCACGAAAAAGCAGCGCTTCATCACCTTCCTCGGCTGGACCCCGCACCCGATGAACGTGCAGTTGAACATGCGTTACCTGACCGGGGGCAAGCAGTACTTCGGCGCCAGCGGCAGCGTCTACACCCTGACCCGCAAGGGTTATGCACAGGCCTGCCCGAACGTCGGCAAGCTCTTTACCAATCTGCGGTTCACCCAGGACATGGAGAACGCCATCATGGCCGAGGTGGTGAACAACAAGGTCAGCAACGCCGACGCCGCCAAGGCCTGGATCAAGGCCAACCCGGCGGTGCTGGAGCAGTGGCTGGAAGGGGTCCGGACCATTGATGACCAAGAGGCCCTGGCGGCGGTGAAGGGCAAGTTATAA
- a CDS encoding SulP family inorganic anion transporter, which produces MAWPNRHSLLPFLAWLPQQTRASVGRDLLVGLSGAILALPQSIAYALIAGLPPEYGLYAAIVPVLIACLWGSSWHLICGPTAAISIVLYASVSPLAVPASEDYITLILLLTLLAGVFQWLLGLLRFGALVNFVSHSVVLGFTLGAAVVIALGQLPNLLGLELPNQATALNSLSLLLEHLDAVDKPSLLLGLGTLIVGLGLKLLAPRWPSLLLSLVLSALVVWLLPGLFGQVKLVSAFVGRLPPLSPLPLDLELVLRLLPSAVAVGMLGLVTSLSIARSLSVRSEQLLDANQEVRAQGLSNMVGAFFSGYLSSGSFTRSGLSYEAGARSPLAGVFSALWVALFAVAGAGLIAHIPIPAMAGSILLICWGLVDHRGIRDLFRVSRAEFVVMSLTCVATLLLELQTAIYAGVLASLFFYLKRTSQPRVQHSSEGDADILRVGGSIFFGASHYLQVRMQRCHAPRLVIDARQINFIDYSGVAMLHQEARRLKRQGRSLTLRRARQTVKEELIKLEGAAHCPIHFED; this is translated from the coding sequence ATGGCCTGGCCCAACCGCCATTCACTCCTGCCTTTTCTCGCCTGGCTGCCGCAGCAGACCCGCGCCAGCGTCGGTCGTGATCTGCTGGTGGGGCTGAGCGGCGCGATCCTCGCCCTGCCGCAATCGATCGCCTATGCGCTGATCGCCGGCTTGCCGCCGGAGTACGGGCTGTACGCGGCCATAGTCCCGGTGCTGATCGCCTGCCTCTGGGGCTCGTCCTGGCACCTGATCTGCGGGCCCACGGCAGCGATCTCCATTGTTCTGTATGCCAGCGTCAGCCCTCTGGCGGTGCCGGCATCCGAGGACTACATCACTCTGATCCTGCTGCTGACCCTGCTGGCCGGGGTCTTCCAGTGGCTGCTGGGGCTGCTGCGCTTCGGCGCCCTGGTGAACTTCGTCTCGCATTCGGTGGTGCTGGGCTTCACCCTCGGTGCCGCGGTGGTGATTGCCCTGGGGCAGTTGCCCAACCTCCTGGGCCTGGAGCTGCCGAACCAGGCCACTGCCCTCAATAGCCTGAGCTTGCTGCTGGAACACCTGGACGCTGTGGACAAGCCTTCGCTATTGCTAGGGCTGGGCACCCTGATCGTCGGCCTCGGCCTGAAGCTGCTGGCGCCACGCTGGCCCAGCCTGTTGCTCAGCCTGGTCCTCAGTGCGCTGGTGGTCTGGCTGCTGCCGGGGCTGTTCGGCCAGGTCAAATTGGTCAGCGCCTTCGTGGGCCGGCTACCGCCCTTGAGCCCGTTGCCACTGGACCTGGAGCTGGTCCTGCGGCTGCTGCCCAGTGCCGTGGCGGTGGGCATGCTGGGGCTGGTGACCAGCCTGTCGATTGCCCGCTCGCTGTCGGTACGTTCGGAACAACTGCTCGACGCCAACCAGGAAGTCCGCGCCCAGGGCCTGTCGAACATGGTCGGGGCGTTTTTCTCCGGCTACCTGTCCTCCGGCTCCTTCACCCGCTCGGGCCTGAGCTACGAAGCCGGCGCCCGCTCGCCCCTGGCCGGGGTGTTCTCGGCGCTGTGGGTGGCGCTGTTCGCGGTGGCCGGCGCCGGGTTGATCGCCCACATCCCGATTCCGGCCATGGCCGGCAGCATCCTGCTGATCTGCTGGGGGCTGGTGGACCACCGGGGCATCCGTGACCTGTTCCGGGTCAGCCGCGCCGAATTTGTGGTGATGAGCCTGACCTGCGTCGCCACCTTGCTCCTGGAGCTGCAGACGGCGATCTATGCCGGGGTCCTGGCGTCGCTGTTCTTCTACCTCAAGCGCACCTCCCAGCCACGGGTGCAGCACTCCAGCGAGGGCGATGCAGACATCCTGCGGGTCGGCGGCTCGATCTTCTTTGGCGCCAGTCATTACCTGCAAGTGCGCATGCAACGCTGCCACGCGCCCAGGCTGGTGATCGACGCCCGGCAGATCAACTTCATCGACTATTCGGGGGTGGCGATGCTGCATCAGGAGGCGCGCCGGCTGAAACGCCAGGGCCGCAGCCTGACCCTGCGCCGGGCGCGGCAAACGGTGAAAGAGGAGTTGATCAAGCTCGAAGGCGCGGCGCACTGCCCGATCCACTTCGAAGACTGA
- the aroE gene encoding shikimate dehydrogenase: MDQYVVFGNPISHSKSPLIHRLFAQQTGQQLEYHTLLAPLDDFAGAARDFFAQGRGANVTVPFKEDAYRLCDSLTERAQRAGAVNTLSKQADGRLLGDNTDGAGLVRDLTVNAGVSLKGKRILLLGAGGAVRGALEPLLAQRPASVVIANRTVEKAERLAELFADLGPVSASGFDWLQESVDLIINATSASLSGELPPIAGSLIEPGKTVCYDMMYGKEPTPFCRWAREHGAALVLDGLGMLAEQAAEAFYLWRGVRPDSAPVLAELRRQLAL, encoded by the coding sequence ATGGATCAGTACGTTGTCTTTGGTAATCCGATCAGCCACAGCAAATCGCCGCTGATCCACCGGCTGTTCGCCCAGCAGACCGGCCAACAGCTGGAATACCACACCCTGCTGGCGCCCCTGGACGATTTCGCCGGGGCTGCCCGCGATTTCTTCGCCCAGGGCCGCGGTGCCAACGTCACCGTGCCGTTCAAGGAAGACGCCTATCGCCTGTGCGACAGCCTGACCGAGCGCGCCCAGCGGGCCGGCGCGGTGAACACCCTGAGCAAGCAGGCCGACGGCAGGCTGTTGGGGGACAACACCGACGGCGCCGGACTGGTGCGCGACCTGACGGTCAACGCCGGGGTCAGCCTCAAGGGCAAGCGCATCCTTCTGCTGGGGGCCGGTGGCGCGGTGCGTGGAGCCTTGGAGCCCCTGTTGGCGCAGCGGCCGGCGTCGGTGGTGATTGCCAATCGCACCGTGGAAAAGGCCGAGCGGCTGGCGGAACTGTTTGCCGACCTGGGCCCGGTGTCGGCCAGTGGTTTCGACTGGCTGCAGGAGTCGGTGGACCTGATCATCAACGCCACCTCCGCCAGCCTGTCGGGAGAATTGCCACCGATTGCCGGCAGCCTGATCGAGCCGGGCAAAACGGTGTGCTACGACATGATGTACGGCAAGGAGCCGACGCCGTTCTGCCGTTGGGCCCGTGAACATGGCGCGGCGCTGGTGCTGGATGGCCTGGGCATGCTGGCCGAACAGGCGGCGGAAGCCTTCTACCTGTGGCGCGGCGTGCGCCCGGACAGCGCCCCGGTGCTGGCCGAACTGCGCCGCCAGTTGGCTCTGTAA
- the hemF gene encoding oxygen-dependent coproporphyrinogen oxidase: MTTRTEAVKAYLLDLQDRICTALETEDGGARFIEDAWTRPAGGGGRTRVIGGGAVIEKGGVNFSHVFGSGLPPSASAHRPELAGRGFEALGVSLVIHPYNPHVPTSHANVRFFIAEKEGEEPVWWFGGGFDLTPYYGNEEDCVHWHRVAERACAPFGPDVYPRYKAWCDSYFHLKHRNEPRGIGGLFFDDLNEWDFDTCFAFMRAIGDAYIEAYLPIVQRRKAAAYTAQQREFQEFRRGRYVEFNLVYDRGTLFGLQSGGRTESILMSLPPQVRWGYDWKAEPGTEEARLTEYFLQDRDWLAASH; this comes from the coding sequence ATGACTACCCGCACCGAGGCCGTAAAAGCCTACCTGCTCGACCTGCAAGACCGTATTTGCACTGCCCTGGAAACCGAAGACGGCGGCGCGCGCTTCATCGAGGATGCCTGGACCCGGCCTGCCGGCGGTGGCGGACGCACCCGGGTGATCGGTGGCGGTGCAGTGATCGAAAAGGGCGGGGTCAACTTCTCCCATGTGTTCGGCAGCGGCCTGCCACCTTCGGCCAGCGCCCATCGTCCGGAACTGGCCGGTCGCGGGTTCGAGGCCCTGGGCGTGTCCCTGGTGATCCACCCGTACAACCCCCATGTGCCGACGTCCCACGCCAACGTGCGCTTCTTCATTGCCGAGAAGGAAGGTGAAGAACCGGTCTGGTGGTTCGGCGGTGGCTTCGACCTGACCCCCTACTACGGCAATGAAGAAGACTGCGTGCACTGGCACCGGGTCGCCGAACGCGCCTGCGCGCCTTTCGGCCCGGACGTCTATCCGCGCTACAAGGCCTGGTGCGACAGCTACTTCCACCTCAAGCACCGCAACGAACCCCGGGGCATCGGCGGCCTGTTCTTCGACGACTTGAACGAGTGGGACTTCGACACCTGCTTCGCCTTCATGCGTGCCATCGGCGATGCCTATATCGAGGCCTACCTGCCCATCGTCCAGCGCCGCAAGGCTGCGGCCTACACCGCCCAGCAGCGCGAATTCCAGGAGTTCCGCCGGGGCCGCTACGTGGAGTTCAACCTGGTCTACGACCGTGGCACCTTGTTCGGCCTGCAATCGGGCGGGCGTACCGAATCGATCCTCATGTCGCTGCCGCCGCAAGTGCGCTGGGGCTACGACTGGAAGGCCGAGCCGGGCACCGAAGAAGCACGCCTGACCGAGTATTTCCTGCAGGACCGCGACTGGCTGGCGGCCAGCCACTAA